In Ostrea edulis chromosome 6, xbOstEdul1.1, whole genome shotgun sequence, a single window of DNA contains:
- the LOC125645933 gene encoding uncharacterized protein LOC125645933 → MDLLRTLPATSVVNEASFNQMKMTKTNRRQRLSNKHLDDCMVIQLESSDILNFDPTEAINKWMTSSKQPRRLTYARSTCNKNSEQQDEDIMIQEVTQDEEPKNTTVAESDPETADDCDYETDCDSDNEQTEDFNDRAIEQTVHEMEIEINY, encoded by the exons ATGGACTTACTGCGTACACTCCCTGCCACTTCTGTTGTCAATGAGGCCTCCTTCAACCAGATGAAAATGACCAAGACAAACAGGAGACAGCGTTTGAGTAACAAGCACCTTGATGATTGCATGGTTATTCAGCTGGAGTCGAGTGATATTTTGAACTTTGATCCAACAGAAGCAATTAATAAATGGATG ACATCAAGTAAGCAGCCAAGAAGATTGACCTATGCTAGATCTACTTGCAACAAGAACAGCGAACAACAAGACGAAGACATTATGATTCAGGAAGTGACACAGGATGAGGAACCTAAGAATACAACAGTTGCTGAATCGGACCCTGAGACTGCAGATGACTGTGACTACGAGACGGACTGTGACTCTGACAACGAACAGACAGAAGACTTTAATGACAGAGCAATTGAACAAACTGTGCATGAAatggaaatagaaataaattattaG